Proteins encoded in a region of the Poecilia reticulata strain Guanapo linkage group LG14, Guppy_female_1.0+MT, whole genome shotgun sequence genome:
- the LOC103476220 gene encoding uncharacterized protein LOC103476220 isoform X2, producing the protein MPGPESESSFSGDTESKAPEDQSNRDGSHQSWFVEIGKAKKAKRAALIQSVERLCASQTARSKAVLDRLQDTFPTPQLPASLSPLPKSSLRGKKVKHTSNVKDKNGQTQDTKQICYEEDCMFQKKQLPGGQAAQGDPFPNISSECGDMVETLSPVDTHTPREMRFSTNLGSWPSSILAPAPHPGPKPRRQSRLPVIIGKADKEASGCKLQSATAEKEPLPQRMQRHFDRTGWPQPLTSSKKMVIVAAQPAELVPTDRTGPLLEKTLSSPKSDIMTGKTRFPPLTDTSESAPPWLRQLSSHNWEKKMDGMKSVADLAQHHPEQLKTKLHEVCRVLTEEVKNQRPSLAGAVIDTIAELYTQLGKSMDPEAERTSDALLLKLAQTNNEFVHQRANLALDALVKGCSPAKVLNVLLSTGLSHHCAAVRESAAQHVHQLKNITGEDYILKAGRRFSGGFLIAVSKMCADSNPEVRLNGQEPR; encoded by the exons ATGCCTGGTCCAGAATCAGAAAGCAGCTTCTCTGGAGACACTGAG TCAAAGGCACCAGAGGACCAAAGCAACAGGGATGGTTCTCATCAGTCCTGGTTTGTCGAGATTGGAAAGGCTAAAAAGGCCAAAAGGGCGGCTCTGATCCAGAGCGTCGAGAGACTGTGTGCCTCACAAACAGCCCGCAGCAAAGCTGTCCTGGACAGACTGCAGGACACCTTCCCCACACCTCAGCTTCCAGCAAGCCTCTCACCGCTCCCCAAATCGTCACTGAGAGGAAAGAAGGTCAAACACACTTCGAACGTGAAGGACAAAAATGGCCAGACACAGGACACCAAGCAGATATGTTATGAGGAGGATTGCATGTTTCAGAAGAAGCAGCTTCCAGGTGGTCAGGCGGCGCAGGGTGATCCATTCCCCAACATTTCGAGTGAATGCGGGGACATGGTGGAAACCCTGAGCCctgtagacacacacacacccagagagATGAGGTTTTCCACCAATCTGGGGAGCTGGCCCAGCTCAATCCTCGCCCCAGCTCCTCACCCGGGACCTAAACCTAGGAGACAGTCTCGCCTCCCAGTGATAATAGGCAAAGCAG acaaagaagcaTCTGGATGCAAACTTCAGTCAGCTACAGCTGAAAAGGAGCCGTTACCACAAAGAATGCAGCGCCACTTCGACCGCACTGGCTGGCCTCAGCCGCTGACCTCTTCGAAGAAGATGGTTATCGTCGCAGCGCAACCTGCGGAGCTCGTACCAACTGACAGAACGGGACCTCTCCTTGAGAAAACTCTCAGTTCTCCAAAGTCTGACATCATGACAGGAAAGACCAGATTCCCACCCCTGACCGATACGTCAGAGAGCGCGCCCCCCTGGCTCAGACAGCTCAGCTCCCACAACTG ggaaaagaaaatggacggaATGAAATCTGTCGCAGATCTGGCACAGCACCACCCAGAGCAGCTGAAGACCAAACTGCATGAAGTCTGCCGAGTCTTGACAGAGGAG GTTAAAAACCAGCGTCCTTCTTTAGCCGGCGCTGTCATTGACACTATAGCGGAGCTCTACACTCAGCTGGGAAAGTCAATGGACCCCGAGGCAGAAAGGACCAGCGACGctctgctgctgaagctggCACAGACCAACAACGAGTTTGTTCACCAGAGAGCTAATCTGGCTCTGGACGCACTGGTGAAGGGCTGCAGTCCTGCTAAGGTTCTGAATGTTCTGCTCAGCACAGGCCTGAG TCATCACTGTGCTGCAGTGAGAGAAAGCGCGGCGCAGCACGTCCACCAGCTGAAAAACATCACCGGAGAGGATTACATTCTGAAAGCAGGAAGGAGGTTTTCAGGAGGTTTCCTTATTGCGGTCAGCAAGATGTGTGCGGATTCTAATCCTGAAGTCAG GCTGAATGGACAAGAACCGAGGTAG
- the LOC103476220 gene encoding uncharacterized protein LOC103476220 isoform X1 gives MPGPESESSFSGDTESKAPEDQSNRDGSHQSWFVEIGKAKKAKRAALIQSVERLCASQTARSKAVLDRLQDTFPTPQLPASLSPLPKSSLRGKKVKHTSNVKDKNGQTQDTKQICYEEDCMFQKKQLPGGQAAQGDPFPNISSECGDMVETLSPVDTHTPREMRFSTNLGSWPSSILAPAPHPGPKPRRQSRLPVIIGKADKEASGCKLQSATAEKEPLPQRMQRHFDRTGWPQPLTSSKKMVIVAAQPAELVPTDRTGPLLEKTLSSPKSDIMTGKTRFPPLTDTSESAPPWLRQLSSHNWEKKMDGMKSVADLAQHHPEQLKTKLHEVCRVLTEEVKNQRPSLAGAVIDTIAELYTQLGKSMDPEAERTSDALLLKLAQTNNEFVHQRANLALDALVKGCSPAKVLNVLLSTGLSHHCAAVRESAAQHVHQLKNITGEDYILKAGRRFSGGFLIAVSKMCADSNPEVRNHGQEMLWEFAQHKEFMVQWQKAVPAKARAQLVKLLKRMRRQKAEWTRTEVEICPADGPVEQG, from the exons ATGCCTGGTCCAGAATCAGAAAGCAGCTTCTCTGGAGACACTGAG TCAAAGGCACCAGAGGACCAAAGCAACAGGGATGGTTCTCATCAGTCCTGGTTTGTCGAGATTGGAAAGGCTAAAAAGGCCAAAAGGGCGGCTCTGATCCAGAGCGTCGAGAGACTGTGTGCCTCACAAACAGCCCGCAGCAAAGCTGTCCTGGACAGACTGCAGGACACCTTCCCCACACCTCAGCTTCCAGCAAGCCTCTCACCGCTCCCCAAATCGTCACTGAGAGGAAAGAAGGTCAAACACACTTCGAACGTGAAGGACAAAAATGGCCAGACACAGGACACCAAGCAGATATGTTATGAGGAGGATTGCATGTTTCAGAAGAAGCAGCTTCCAGGTGGTCAGGCGGCGCAGGGTGATCCATTCCCCAACATTTCGAGTGAATGCGGGGACATGGTGGAAACCCTGAGCCctgtagacacacacacacccagagagATGAGGTTTTCCACCAATCTGGGGAGCTGGCCCAGCTCAATCCTCGCCCCAGCTCCTCACCCGGGACCTAAACCTAGGAGACAGTCTCGCCTCCCAGTGATAATAGGCAAAGCAG acaaagaagcaTCTGGATGCAAACTTCAGTCAGCTACAGCTGAAAAGGAGCCGTTACCACAAAGAATGCAGCGCCACTTCGACCGCACTGGCTGGCCTCAGCCGCTGACCTCTTCGAAGAAGATGGTTATCGTCGCAGCGCAACCTGCGGAGCTCGTACCAACTGACAGAACGGGACCTCTCCTTGAGAAAACTCTCAGTTCTCCAAAGTCTGACATCATGACAGGAAAGACCAGATTCCCACCCCTGACCGATACGTCAGAGAGCGCGCCCCCCTGGCTCAGACAGCTCAGCTCCCACAACTG ggaaaagaaaatggacggaATGAAATCTGTCGCAGATCTGGCACAGCACCACCCAGAGCAGCTGAAGACCAAACTGCATGAAGTCTGCCGAGTCTTGACAGAGGAG GTTAAAAACCAGCGTCCTTCTTTAGCCGGCGCTGTCATTGACACTATAGCGGAGCTCTACACTCAGCTGGGAAAGTCAATGGACCCCGAGGCAGAAAGGACCAGCGACGctctgctgctgaagctggCACAGACCAACAACGAGTTTGTTCACCAGAGAGCTAATCTGGCTCTGGACGCACTGGTGAAGGGCTGCAGTCCTGCTAAGGTTCTGAATGTTCTGCTCAGCACAGGCCTGAG TCATCACTGTGCTGCAGTGAGAGAAAGCGCGGCGCAGCACGTCCACCAGCTGAAAAACATCACCGGAGAGGATTACATTCTGAAAGCAGGAAGGAGGTTTTCAGGAGGTTTCCTTATTGCGGTCAGCAAGATGTGTGCGGATTCTAATCCTGAAGTCAG GAATCATGGGCAGGAAATGCTGTGGGAATTTGCTCAGCACAAAGAGTTTATGGTCCAGTGGCAGAAGGCTGTCCCCGCTAAGGCCAGGGCTCAACTGGTCAAACTTTTGAAGAGGATGAGACGGCAAAAG GCTGAATGGACAAGAACCGAGGTAGAGATTTGTCCAGCAGATGGCCCTGTTGAGCAAGGCTGA